A window from Temnothorax longispinosus isolate EJ_2023e chromosome 1, Tlon_JGU_v1, whole genome shotgun sequence encodes these proteins:
- the LOC139809616 gene encoding transferrin-like: MRNLVWVILLVAAARAQYKYKFCAPLDTVSESACYSLQRGDSEVSCLQVQDNAECAIRLAEGQADFGVFNAEELLLTHQFYSSHIQPILQLRHKDRQEEEFEFQTVAVVPVDLTQQNILPGERLKNLKDSGFCHPGFSQSQWWNDYILKNFENSVNPLQCQDDVTAIENEIINLKNFFGKACRPGEWAADSAVDQELKKKYPELCALCDNEVTCSYDNMDHHGHIGALQCLARGKGKVAYAALNYVQNYLKRNESYQFLCPSGTVLPLSTENPCAWLKQPWSVVVARNDIAESLKSKLLTWLKPPHTELWLITLDSIIQDDSWASEITEKMSIATYLSKGRIVDIDNIQTCGKHIRWCTISDLETNKCKWVAKAAKALGVAPSISCMKSNSTFQCFRDIQENRTDIMVIDSNYGYLARTVYDMSTVLYSETDNDKNSVTLAVVREPRGDDYPIKSFHDLKDKTACFPEYGGLTWLSFINTARTNDIISSKSCDYPSLVSDLLSGACTPGIEDSDHSSTAVPSDIASKLCSACRHQNNTSCAGNETNHYYGDRGAMRCLIEGAGDIAFVEKANILYVDYFAIDSNMYRVLCKNGSLAQNPGFTVDEFCALSVTIDSEIVGRRKDSVQISRTDTILALLKMEDWLGYRVKARRPIHMFGPFNDTRDLLFKDSSSGLVSSSSMKKTVLAYKELFSHVEECSNDSFAVTANFIFVGLVALYHLLSSHVR; the protein is encoded by the exons ATGAGGAATCTCGTTTGGGTAATTCTGCTCGTTGCCGCTGCACGTGCGCAATATAAAt ACAAATTCTGCGCACCCCTCGATACAGTAAGCGAGTCTGCGTGCTACAGTTTACAACGAGGAGACAGCGAAGTGTCATGTTTGCAAGTGCAGGACAACGCCGAGTGCGCTATCCGCTTAGCTGAAGGCCAAGCTGATTTCGGTGTCTTTAATGCAGAAGAATTGTTGTTGACGCATCAATTCTATTCATCTCACATACAACCCATTCTTCAACTGAGGCATAAAGATAGGCAGGAAG AGGAATTTGAATTCCAAACGGTGGCAGTGGTCCCCGTAGATTTGACGCAGCAAAACATACTCCCTGGTGAACgtctaaaaaatttgaaagatagTGGCTTTTGCCATCCTGGTTTTAGCCAATCTCAATGGTGGAATGATTATATTCTCAAGAACTTTGAAAACTCAGTGAACCCTCTGCAATGTCAGGATGATGTAACCGCTATCGAAAACGAGAtcataaatcttaaaaatttctttggaAAAGCTTGTAGGCCGGGCGAATGGGCTGCTGATAGCGCCGTCGATCAAGAACTAA agaaGAAATATCCAGAACTGTGTGCTCTTTGTGACAACGAGGTAACTTGCAGTTATGATAATATGGATCATCATGGACATATCGGAGCTTTGCAATGTCTAGCTCGTGGTAAAGGTAAAGTGGCATACGCAGCACTCAACTACGTTCAGAATTACCTCAAA AGAAATGAATCGTATCAGTTTTTATGTCCAAGCGGCACCGTTCTTCCTTTATCCACTGAAAATCCTTGCGCCTGGCTCAAACAACCGTGGAGCGTTGTTGTAGCTAGAAA CGACATCGCAGAGTCTCTAAAGTCTAAATTGTTGACATGGCTGAAACCTCCTCATACCGAACTTTGGCTAATTACTTTAGACAGTATTATACAAGATGACAGTTGGGCCTCCGAGATAACCGAGAAAATGTCCATAGCTACGTACTTGAGCAAGGGAAGAATCGTTGATATCGACAATATTCAAACTTGCGGCAAACACATTCGTTGGTGCACAATCAGCGATCTGGAGACCAACAAGTGCAAATGGGTGGCGAAAGCGGCGAAGGCTCTTGGTGTGGCACCGAGCATTTCTTGCATGAAGTCAAATTCCACGTTTCAATGCTTCCGCGATATACAAGAAAATCGAACGGATATCATGGTCATTGATTCTAATTACGGTTATCTGGCACGAAC GGTTTACGACATGTCAACGGTTCTATACAGCGAAACTGATAATGATAAGAATAGTGTGACACTCGCGGTGGTGCGTGAGCCCAGAGGCGACGATTACCCCATAAAGAGCTTTCACGATTTAAAGGATAAAACAGCATGTTTCCCTGAATACGGCGGACTCACCTGGTTGAGTTTCATCAACACGGCTAGAACAAACGATATCATTTCGTCTAAATCCTGCGACTATCCATCGTTGGTGTCCGACCTGCTGTCGGGCGCTTGTACCCCCGGAATCGAAGATTCCGACCACTCGAGCACCGCCGTCCCCTCGGACATAGCGTCCAAGCTTTGCTCGGCTTGCAGACATCAAAATAATACATCCTGCGCAGGGAACGAAACTAATCACTATTACGGTGACAGAGGGGCCATGCGATGCCTTATTGAAGGAGCCGGCGACATTGCGTTTGTCGAGAAGGCGAATATTCTCTATg TCGACTACTTCGCCATCGATTCAAATATGTACCGTGTTTTGTGCAAAAATGGAAGTTTGGCCCAAAATCCAGGGTTTACTGTTGACGAGTTCTGCGCACTATCGGTAACAATCGACAGTGAG ATCGTTGGTCGTAGGAAGGATAGCGTGCAAATTTCTAGAACGGATACTATTCTAGCCTTATTAAAAATGGAAGATTGGCTAGGATATCGTGTAAAAGCTCGAAGACCAATTCACATGTTCGGGCCATTCAACGACACAAGAGATCTTCTCTTCAAAGATTCCTCGTCGGGTTTGGTTTCCTCATCGTCGATGAAGAAAACAGTGCTTGCCTATAAAGAGCTTTTCAGTCACGTCGAGGAGTGCTCGAATGACTCTTTCGCGGTCACCGctaatttcatttttgtagGCCTAGTCGCACTTTATCACCTTCTTTCCAGTCACGTACGCTAA
- the LOC139809622 gene encoding CD180 antigen-like isoform X2: MLKVLDLSFSDHSKYQPLEFSCLENLEFLEDLNLRGIDIATETLCKILQKNRRMRNLNLRTFSGRSPSTSYEDRDAVAIQLRNSCPDLEIIDLTGCGITSRGIKALAECKNLRKLNISYTNYFGGTDQLSLRRLFSSCQLLEEVNLLGLNGNFGEPLMLCKNLKHLYLDVPTEDANNFAIFEQCPKLQTIFFSDNGPFIAQAKEKYPHWIWT; the protein is encoded by the exons ATGTTGAAAG tattggATCTCAGTTTTTCTGATCATTCAAAATACCAACCATTAGAATTTTCGTGTCTCGAAAATCTAGAATTTCTAGAGGATTTAAACCTTAGAGGGATAGATATAGCAACTGAAActctttgcaaaatattgcaaaaaaatcgcCGGATGCGTAACTTAAATTTGAGAACATTTAGCGGCCGATCACCATCAACGTCTTACGAAGATCGAGATGCAGTTGCAATACAATTGAGAAATTCGTGTCCAGACTTggaaataatagatttaacGGGCTGTGGTATTACCTCGCGAGGTATTAAGGCCCTCGCTGAGTGcaagaatttacgaaaactgAACATttcatatac TAATTATTTTGGCGGAACCGATCAGCTTAGTTTACGTAGATTGTTTTCCTCTTGTCAACTCCTGGAAGAAGTCAATTTGTTGGGTCTTAATGGCAACTTCGGCGAACCACTGATGCTGTGTAAAAACTTAAAACACTTATACTTGGATGTACCTACCGAGGACGCCAATAATTTCGCAATTTTCGAGCAATGTCCTAAATTGCAAACGATCTTTTTTTCGGACAATGGCCCTTTCATTGCCCAGGCGAAAGAAAAATACCCACATTGGATATGGACTTGA
- the LOC139817898 gene encoding uncharacterized protein: protein MENLASYHSIDKVVAGEDRVNFIYQYVKDSDGWVKEYNYMNTPSIMKTYERIIGPPTNFPNYGDFLSTFVMRTNGFDISTSPWQSKPITSSYDNPPPPPSPPPPSLPQDDSHMYCNYLDLEFHEAVYPVRVSIYEVYNPGYVTKIWAQGKQQYPDDITLTKKKEWENNQWFLLWSGPPQNAVPLTSRIFSPPLKFCDFKTKILRLQFMYSHWDYSTHLDAVELIGTSELVLPKSPILNLTNLLKSINCKYPCHGDSHNLTPGYSHDHDAAHLDIIHLQKNFSKYCVICKSNTAKSFNKSKFGHKQISQEIDVVACSEQRYRNPFIKRGIYRNHFLRHHPNYAKLIKDIELYSNESKEQSCSSFSTLSDEIVLIILKNLDIRSLCRLSQVNKGFNILTRDPLLFKCLNLRNLRYTNSIWFNALTIK, encoded by the exons atggaGAATTTGGCATCCTATCATTCGATCGATAAAGTAGTAGCAGGTGAGGATCGTGTTAACTTTATCTATCAATATGTAAAGGATAGCGATGGCTGGGTTAAAGAGTATAACTATATGAATACTCCGAGCATAATGAAAACTTATGAAAGGATAATCGGACCACCTACCAATTTTCCTAATTATGGAGATTTTTTAAGTACATTTGTCATG agaACCAATGGTTTCGACATCTCGACATCTCCATGGCAGTCGAAACCTATAACAAGCTCATATGACAATCCACCACCGCCAccatcaccaccaccaccatcactACCACAAGATGATAGCCACATGTATTGTAATTATCTTG aTCTCGAGTTTCATGAAGCCGTATATCCAGTCAGAGTCTCTATATATGAAGTATATAATCCTGGGTATGTAACCAAAATTTGGGCTCAAGGTAAACAACAGTATCCAGATGACATAACTCTCACTAAGAAGAAAGAGTGGGAGAACAATCAATGGTTTCTATTATGGAGTGGACCACCTCAGAATGCAGTTCCTTTGACATCGCGGATATTTTCGCCGCCTTTAAAGTTCTGTGACTTCAAAACCAAAATACTCAGACTACAATTTATGTACAGCCACTGGGACTATTCCACACACCTAGATGCTGTGGAGCTAATTGGCACATCAGAATTAGTCCTACCTAAAAGTCCTATACTGAATTTGACTAATCtgttaaaaagtattaattgcAAGTATCCTTGCCATGGGGACAGCCATAATTTAACACCTGGATATAGTCATGATCATGATGCTGCACACTTGGATATAATtcatctgcaaaaaaatttctcaaaatattgcgttatttgtaaaag CAATACAGCAAAGAGTTTTAACAAGAGCAAGTTCGGGCACAAGCAAATTTCACAGGAAATAGATGTAGTGGCATGTTCTGAGCAGAGATATAGGAACCCATTTATTAAGAGAGGCATTTATAGGAACCATTTCTTACGACATCATCCAAATTATGCaaagttaataaaagatatcgaACTCTATTCGAATGAATCCAAAGAGCAATCATGTAGCAGTTTTTCTACGCTTTCT gatgaaatagtattaataatattaaaaaacttggaTATAAGGTCGTTGTGCCGTTTGAGCCAAGTAAATAAAGGcttcaatattttaacacGAGATCCTCTTctctttaaatgtttaaatttacgaAATTTGCGCTATACGAATTCTATTT GGTTTAACGCACTTACGATTAAGTAA
- the Noi gene encoding splicing factor 3A subunit 3, producing the protein METILEQQRRYHEERERLMDAMVKEMLHKKAGHRETINSEHRLKMLLDQFMDSTMHLQDLYEDKDGQRKEEVQALSGPNEFSEFYSRLKSIKEFYRRHPNEISVPMSVEFEELAKMRENPTEELSNLVEFTDEEGYGKYLDLHECYQKFINLKGIEKIDYITYLSTFDHLFDIPRERKNAEYQRYVESLLGYLTEYLNRMRPLLDISTEVEEANKDFQAQWEKNTFPGWPKETGSALTHVGAHLELSAFSSWEELASLGLDRLKSALMALGLKCGGTLEERAQRLFSTKGEASLDPNLLAKNRKGKSAKSKDSEKQKEIARLEAHVYKLAELVSSQRLATKENVQRKQARTEGERGDSDAEASASESEEEDDNEVPYNPKNLPLGWDGKPIPYWLYKLHGLNISYNCEICGNFTYKGPKAFQRHFAEWRHAHGMRCLGIPNTAHFANVTQIEDALALWEKLKAQKQAERWQPEQEEEFEDSLGNVVNRKTYEDLKRQGLL; encoded by the exons ATGGAGACAATATTGGAACAACAACGACGTTATCACGAAGAAAGGGAGCGGCTGATGGATGCGATGGTGAAGGAGATGTTGCACAAAAAAGCGGGACACCGCGAGACCATCAATTCGGAGCATCGCTTGAAAATGTTGTTGGATCAATTCATGGACAGTACGATGCATTTGCAGGATTTGTATGAGGACAAGGACGGACAGAGAAAAGAAGAG GTTCAAGCACTTTCTGGCCCAAATGAATTCTCAGAATTTTATTCGCGTTTAAAGTCTATAAAAGAATTCTATCGCCGACATCCTAACGAGATCAGCGTTCCCATGTccgtcgaatttgaggagttGGCCAAGATGAGAGAAAATCCGACCGAAGAACTGTCCAATCTCGTCGAGTTCACAGATGAGGAGGGTTATGGAAAATACCTGGATCTTCACGAGTGTTATCAAAAATTCATCAATCTTAAGGGGATAGAGAAGATAGATTATATAACTTACCTGTCGACTTTTGATCACTTATTCGACATTcctagagagagaaagaacgcAGAGTATCAGAGGTATGTCGAGTCCCTTTTAGGGTATCTAACAGAATATCTGAACAGAATGAGGCCTCTGCTCGATATAAGCACAGAGGTTGAAGAAGCCAACAAGGATTTTCAAGCTCAGTGGGAGAAAAATACCTTCCCTGGTTGGCCTAAAGAAACTGGAAGTGCTCTGACTCACGTAGGGGCACATTTGGAGCTGTCTGCGTTCTCGTCGTGGGAAGAATTAGCATCTCTCGGTTTAGACAGATTAAAATCGGCTTTGATGGCATTAGGCCTCAAATGCGGAGGTACTCTCGAGGAACGGGCGCAAAGACTTTTCAGTACAAAAGGTGAAGCCTCCCTAGATCCCAACCTATTAGCCAAGAATCGAAAGGGGAAGTCAGCTAAGAGCAAGGATTCCGAGAAGCAAAAGGAGATTGCACGACTCGAAGCTCACGTATACAAGCTCGCTGAATTAGTGTCTAGTCAACGACTGGCTACGAAGGAAAACGTACAGAGGAAACAGGCGAGAACCGAGGGTGAAAGGGGAGACTCTGATGCAGAAGCAAGCGCGAGCGAATCGGAAGAAGAGGACGATAATGAGGTTCCGTATAATCCGAAGAATTTACCTTTGGGCTGGGACGGAAAGCCCATACCTTACTGGTTGTACAAGCTGCACGGTTTAAATATCAGTTACAACTGCGAGATTTGTGGAAACTTTACTTATAAAGGCCCGAAAGCATTCCAGAGACACTTCGCGGAATGGAGGCACGCGCACGGCATGCGTTGTCTTGGCATACCGAATACAGCGCACTTTGCTAATGTCACTCAGATCGAAGACGCTCTTGCTCTGTGGGAAAAACTCAAGGCGCAGAAACAAGCCGAACGTTGGCAACCAGAGCAGGAAGAGGAATTCGAAGATTCGCTTGGCAATGTAGTAAATCGTAAAACGTATGAAGATCTCAAAAGGCAAGGTCTGCTCTAA
- the LOC139817875 gene encoding modular serine protease-like: AVNVVATRIINIREFAGFNRIYVTTKENNQVYSSLTFICVDGTVMPLANVCDGIPHCPDSSDEVGTLCRHVVCPTHMYRCNYGACVSRAARCDGLADCVDASDEIACDRDANDVCSDRDFQCSTVNQECIPFAEVCNGYKDCSDGSDENATICREYTCPEHTFRCAYGGCVHQEVACDGVKDCVDGTDEDSSTCAAVDCQDQEECSQYECRDQEFACENRRQCLPIAKVCDGTRHCADASDESAKLCEARECPENWFRCAYGGCIRSELKCNSRLNCHDWSDEDESLCGITLPEGACRLPAAKAGTHYSVSGCSGCRPGEVVPELTRLDYACDVEGTLQGASEIYCQNNRWFPGIPSCTFSNETEGITCPALSETHDAIKRCEAMWGPHEGWLPCDRPLPVGTRVFLECPAFYERSKGSSSVMCLYDGTWSQSLLSCTPICGMRDSTAAALIVKGWRVEEEETLPWQATLFSHEDGQWRFFCGGTLIGERVVLTAGHCVWKTAADTMRVALGTLSSDLSQVGENAQVIDVESIELQNAYQDHESNYGSDIALLILKRAATINSVVGPVCVPWHSDETLLEYQRNGGLGLVAGMGLTENDTFSPVLRVTTMKIIYDDECRQNQNRDFRKYLTYTSFCAGWANGTGVCNGDSGGGLVLQRPNSSIWEVHGVVSVSPRRLGTNVCDPNFYAVFTKVSMYTNWIHEIIESIPIIGLSDLNQQPNRDNIVV, encoded by the exons GCGGTGAACGTAGTCGCGACGAGGATCATTAATATTCGCGAGTTTGCAGGATTTAATAGGATATACGTTACCACAAAAGAGAATAACCAAGTGTATTCATCATTGACATTTATTTGCGTGGACGGCACCGTGATGCCATTAGCGAACGTTTGCGATGGTATCCCTCATTGTCCGGACTCGTCGGACGAAGTCGGAACACTGTGTCGTCACGTTGT ATGTCCCACGCATATGTACAGATGCAATTACGGTGCCTGCGTGAGTCGCGCGGCACGATGCGACGGTCTGGCGGATTGCGTGGACGCCAGCGACGAGATCGCTTGCGATCGAGATGCTAACGACGTTTGCTCCGACAGGGATTTTCAGTGTTCCACTGTTAATCAAGAGTGCATACCTTTCGCCGAGGTGTGCAATG GCTATAAAGATTGCTCGGACGGGAGCGATGAGAATGCGACGATCTGCCGCGAATATACGTGTCCCGAGCACACGTTCCGTTGTGCGTACGGAGGCTGCGTTCATCAGGAAGTGGCCTGCGACGGTGTGAAGGATTGCGTCGACGGCACCGACGAAGACTCGAGCACGTGCGCGGCTGTCGATTGTCAGGATCAAGAAGAATGTTCACAATACGAGTGCCG AGACCAAGAATTCGCATGCGAGAATAGACGGCAGTGCCTACCAATAGCTAAAGTGTGTGACGGTACTCGGCACTGCGCAGACGCATCTGATGAGAGCGCGAAATTGTGCGAAGCACGTGA ATGTCCTGAAAATTGGTTCCGCTGCGCTTACGGCGGATGCATTCGGTCGGAGCTGAAATGTAACTCTCGACTTAATTGCCACGATTGGAGCGACGAGGACGAGTCTCTGTGCGGGATAACGCTGCCCGAAGGTGCCTGCCGATTGCCCGCCGCGAAAGCGGGCACCCATTATAGCGTGAGCGGATGCTCTGGATGTCGGCCGGGCGAGGTTGTTCCCGAGCTCACGCGCCTCGATTACGCCTGCGACGTCGAAGGCACCTTGCAAGGTGCCAGTGAaatttattgtcagaataaCCGCTGGTTTCCCGGTATTCCGAGTTGTACCTTCA GCAATGAAACGGAAGGAATAACGTGCCCGGCGCTGTCCGAGACACATGATGCGATTAAACGATGCGAGGCGATGTGGGGTCCTCACGAGGGGTGGCTGCCTTGCGACCGGCCCCTCCCGGTTGGCACGCGGGTTTTCCTCGAATGTCCTGCGTTTTACGAGCGTAGCAAAGGATCGTCCAGTGTTATGTGCCTTTACGACGGCACGTGGAGTCAATCGCTTCTGAGTTGTACTCCTATCTGCGGGATGAGGGACTCTACAG CGGCAGCATTGATCGTAAAGGGGTGGCGCGTCGAAGAGGAAGAGACATTGCCATGGCAAGCCACCCTCTTTTCGCACGAAGATGGTCAATGGAGATTCTTTTGCGGCGGTACGTTGATCGGAGAACGCGTTGTGTTAACTGCCGGTCACTGCGTTTGGAAGACCGCGGCGGACACGATGCGCGTCGCTTTAGGGACTCTCTCGAGTGATTTAAGTCAAGTAGGAGAAAATGCGCAGGTGATCGACGTGGAAAGTATCGAGCTGCAGAACGCGTATCAAGATCACGAGAGTAACTACGGCTCGGACATCGCGTTGCTGATTTTAAAGAGAGCTGCGACTATCAACTCGGTTGTTGGGCCAGTTTGCGTTCCTTGGCATTCCGATGAAACATTACTGGAATACCAGCGAAACGGTGGACTTGGATTAGTTGCCG gCATGGGGCTGACGGAGAATGACACATTTAGTCCAGTTTTGAGGGTAACTacgatgaaaattatttatgacgaCGAGTGTCGTCAAAACCAGAACAgagattttcgaaaatatttaacttacaCTTCCTTCTGCGCTGGATGGGCGAATGGTACTGGGGTATGTAATGGAGACAGCGGCGGGGGTTTGGTGCTTCAGCGGCCGAATTCTAGTATTTGGGAAGTTCACGGAGTTGTTTCCGTGAGTCCACGGAGATTGGGCACCAATGTATGTGATCCGAACTTTTATGCTGTCTTTACGAAG gtTTCTATGTACACCAATTGGATTCATGAGATTATCGAGAGCATACCTATAATCGGCCTATCTGATTTGAATCAACAACCAAACAGGGATAACATCGTTGTTTGA
- the LOC139809622 gene encoding CD180 antigen-like isoform X1, with the protein MLKVLDLSFSDHSKYQPLEFSCLENLEFLEDLNLRGIDIATETLCKILQKNRRMRNLNLRTFSGRSPSTSYEDRDAVAIQLRNSCPDLEIIDLTGCGITSRGIKALAECKNLRKLNISYTYVNYFGGTDQLSLRRLFSSCQLLEEVNLLGLNGNFGEPLMLCKNLKHLYLDVPTEDANNFAIFEQCPKLQTIFFSDNGPFIAQAKEKYPHWIWT; encoded by the exons ATGTTGAAAG tattggATCTCAGTTTTTCTGATCATTCAAAATACCAACCATTAGAATTTTCGTGTCTCGAAAATCTAGAATTTCTAGAGGATTTAAACCTTAGAGGGATAGATATAGCAACTGAAActctttgcaaaatattgcaaaaaaatcgcCGGATGCGTAACTTAAATTTGAGAACATTTAGCGGCCGATCACCATCAACGTCTTACGAAGATCGAGATGCAGTTGCAATACAATTGAGAAATTCGTGTCCAGACTTggaaataatagatttaacGGGCTGTGGTATTACCTCGCGAGGTATTAAGGCCCTCGCTGAGTGcaagaatttacgaaaactgAACATttcatatacgtacgt TAATTATTTTGGCGGAACCGATCAGCTTAGTTTACGTAGATTGTTTTCCTCTTGTCAACTCCTGGAAGAAGTCAATTTGTTGGGTCTTAATGGCAACTTCGGCGAACCACTGATGCTGTGTAAAAACTTAAAACACTTATACTTGGATGTACCTACCGAGGACGCCAATAATTTCGCAATTTTCGAGCAATGTCCTAAATTGCAAACGATCTTTTTTTCGGACAATGGCCCTTTCATTGCCCAGGCGAAAGAAAAATACCCACATTGGATATGGACTTGA
- the LOC139825405 gene encoding uncharacterized protein: MSENETKSASPIPAVMCAQCCSNDDGGDNDSGGGGGGGGGDGSQTTMQCPALQVTSRMLRSPSHESVTTDLSLFSVSSIASDLRSANRLVTFKSYSDAQLTGRGPSPKPDSRQIQGNRPADIPEILWFEEENELIRSCGVLSSALGLRKSFSTSDVSQLPSPDAAGAGGLRTAVSALALDTAQRNTLLLEHARLDHASRSCSTWVAVGEPVASTSQLPSPHGGAAQEQQPQQQQQAQQSSSNAQSVPQLPPQPPAPPPPPPVPFTGADLVRSVNKKVRQNYIRRRLLTTYRALERLSQSEFNLDQLEAAATAAQSSHGTTLLVPGTTGGVPGASLIGRKERNHALTVRDVERERGNQLSKYERNMMIFNWLHTLDDSAVVDSVE, encoded by the exons ATGTCCGAAAATGAAACGAAGTCGGCTTCGCCGATACCCGCGGTTATGTGCGCGCAATGCTGCAGCAACGACGACGGTGGTGACAATGACAGTGGCGGCGGGGGCGGCGGTGGAGGTGGCGATGGCAGTCAGACGACCATGCAATGCCCGGCTCTACAGGTCACCTCGCGGATGCTGCGCTCGCCGAGTCACGAGAGCGTCACCACCGATCTGTCGCTCTTCAGCGTGTCGTCGATCGCCAGCGATCTGCGCAGCGCCAACAGGTTGGTCACCTTCAAGTCCTACAGCGACGCGCAGCTCACCGGACGGGGGCCCTCGCCGAAACCGGACTCCCGACAGATTCAGGGCAACAG GCCGGCGGACATTCCCGAGATTTTATGGTTCGAGGAGGAGAACGAGCTGATCCGCAGTTGCGGTGTTCTATCGTCGGCATTGGGATTGCGTAAGAGCTTCAGCACAAGCGATGTATCGCAGCTTCCCAGCCCAGACGCGGCTGGGGCCGGTGGCCTACGAACGGCGGTATCCGCACTGGCCCTCGACACTGCCCAGCGCAACACCCTGTTGCTGGAGCACGCCAGGCTCGATCACGCTTCGAGGTCCTGCAGCACCTGGGTCGCCGTAGGCGAGCCCGTGGCCAGCACGTCCCAACTTCCCAGCCCGCATGGAGGAGCCGCGCAGGAGCAGCAGCCTCAGCAACAACAGCAAGCGCAGCAATCTTCTTCAAACGCTCAATCGGTGCCGCAGCTACCACCGCAACCACCGgcaccgccgccaccaccacccGTGCCCTTCACTGGAGCGGATCTCGTCAGGTCCGTCAATAAGAAAGTCCGACAGAATTACATACGACGAAG GCTACTGACCACGTATCGCGCTTTGGAGCGCCTCTCGCAGAGTGAATTTAATCTAGACCAGCTAGAAGCGGCGGCTACCGCGGCGCAGAGCTCTCACGGAACCACTTTGCTGGTGCCCGGAACGACCGGCGGAGTTCCTGGTGCTTCCTTGATCGGGCGGAAGGAGCGAAATCACGCGTTGACGGTACGGGACGTTGAGAGGGAACGTGGGAATCAGCTGTCCAAGTATGAGAGGAACATGATGATCTTTAATTGGCTCCACACCTTGGACGACAGCGCGGTCGTAGACAGCGTCGAATAA